TTTTCAGTACACGCCGCAAATTGGTAATCTTGTATCCGGATAAACTTGAAATCTACAGATGGTTAAAGTCATAGGCAATCGCAGGTTTGCTCACATCCGAATTTGCCGTCGTGGCATTAAACTCCTCCTGCTGTATAAATACTAAACTTATGCGGCATGCACTGAAAAAACACACCCAACCCCTGTTTTGGTTTTTGAATTTACGAAGTGGTAGATGCGGGTCTTTAGCCCGCGGTAGTTGTATTATATGTTTATTTTTACTTCCGATCCTTCGTGCATCCTTAAACTTAGCTGCAGGCCTTTACCCGCTTGCTTGTGCTCATAAATTCGCTTTAGTTCGGGTATTTTAGTTTCGCAGTTTTGCTTTAACCAAGCGTCCAAGCATCCAACCTTCCAAGCATCCAGTCTTATAAGTACGGGCTGAACAGCCTGGCAATATTATTTCTGAACCTTTTCATAAACGGGCCGGACCTTGATTTAATAAGGGTCAGTTCATGCGCGGCTGCCACTTTGCGCAGGAAAATTTTATCCAGTTCACGCGCCAGCTCCTTATCATAACATTCCGCGTCAATTTCAAAGTTAAGCCTCATGCTTCTTGCGTCCCAGTTGGACGATCCCACATACGACCAGAGCCCGTCCACAGTCATTATCTTTGAATGGTCAAACACCCCGTCATACCTGTATACGCGGCACCCTTTTTCTATGACGCGCCACAGCGTTCCGTCCATAGCCCACTGCACATACTTTAAATTGCCTTTATGCGGCACAAGTATCTTGACTTCAATCCCCTGCAGAGCGGCAAGCGACAGCGCGCTTATTACCTGCGGGTCGGGAATAAAATAAGGCGTCTGAATGTGAATGCTTTTTCTTGCGTTTGCTATGGCGTTCATCATAACCCACATATTTTTTTCCAGATTACGGTCAGGCCCGCCCGGAACAGGCCTTACATGAACATTTCCTTTTCTTTTTACCGACGAAACCCACCCTTTTCCCCTAAGCTGTTCGCGGGTGGTAAATTCCCAGTCTTCAGCGAACACTTTCTGAAATTCTGAAGCTATCGGGCCCCTGAACATAAAATGAATATCTTTAAGTTTTACTTTTCCGTCCGCCCCTATCTGCTCTCTTATATTTGCGCCGCCGATATATGCTTCCTGCCCGTCCACCACCATTATTTTCCTGTGCGACCTTAAATTATAAAACAGAAAGCTTATGGGCATATTGGCTTTCATGAAAAAAGCATGCGGGATGCCCTTTTCTTTCAGTAAATTCTCTATCGTGGGTTTTGAATAATGCGCGCCGACATTATCTATCAGCACCCTTACCGCCACGCCCCTTTCAACCGCATCTGCCAGCGCGGCCGCAAAAAGCCGTCCGATTGCGTCATTGTCAAAAATATACGTCTGCAGGGTTATAGTCTTTTTGGCGCGCCTTATACCGCGAAGCATGGCGGCAAAAGCAGCTTCATTCTCCAGGACAGTCACGCAGTTTCCCGGCACCAACGGCGCGGCAAGAACCGCATCCCCGCTTCTTATCAAATCAAGGATATTATGCGGCATCTTTCTGGGAAGCGCGTATGATATCCTTTTACGGATGTATTCCGTATCGCCAAGTTCCGGTTTCAGCCAGCTTAAAAAAAATTCATCTCTCTTTAATCTGCTGGCCTTTCTTTGAATTCTGTTTACCCCGAAAAGATAATATAATATGGCGCCTACAAGCGGTGAAAGGATAATAACAGCAAGCCACGACGCGGCAGACCGCGAATCACGCTTATACATAATAACGTGAATAACCGCCCACGCTGAAATAACCAAAAGAAAGATTAACGCCAGTTCCGCCAGCAGCAATACAGATATATGAAGCCTGTCCAGTAATTCCGTCATAACTCCCCGCCTTTTGATTTATATCTATATGATAACAGAAGAATTGTATTTATAAAAGATAGAATTCAGATTTTCGCTCCCCAAAAAAATGTCAGGTAGTCATGTACAGAAATCAAACCCTACAACCACCTAAAATCCCATTACTTATAAAGATCTACCGCAAAAAAAGTATATGTTGGCTTATCGCCTTAGGCGAACCGATTTTTAACAAACCTTACTGATTTAGAATTTCAATCCTAACAGGTCGACCTGATGTCGATTTACGGCTTATTAAAAAAACCGTATCCTTTCGCATACTCATTCCTAAAATCGGCTCGACAAGGCCGGAGAGCAAGCGATGATCAATAAGTTGTCCATTCTTAACATAAAACAAATGACCTGTTTCCTGAGAATCCACAAAAGACTGCAACTCACCAAACAAAACAGGATTTAAAATATCCTTACCGATATCGGAAATCTTGGCATATGGAGGGCTAATAATCAAAACTACGTTCGATTCACTAACTGCAAAAGAGATCTTGCTATCCTGACCTGTTTTGTTTGTGGCATTCACTTGCGAGTTAATCCGTCTTTGCAGATCAGAAAGCTTGTCCACTGGCCAATGTGTTGTTTGTTTCAAGAATAAAATGACTCCGACAACTACAAACAATAAAAACGGGATTAAGAGATATTTCTTCAATTTACACCTCTGAGTTCGCCCCCCCTTCTACTCAAGTCAAAATTAAACACAACTCTCGTCGTAAGGGTTCACAAAAAAAAATGGCGGAGAGAGTGGGGTTCGAACCCACGAGACCTTTCAGCCTACACGCTTTCCAGGCGTGCTCCTTCAACCGCTCGGACATCTCTCCGTACATAATTCCTAATAAAAAAAGCCCTTTTTGGGGCTATATTATTTCATTGGTGGAGCAGAGCGGGATCGAACCGCCGGCCTCGGCGTTGCGAACGCCGCGCTCTCCCAGCTGAGCTACTGCCCCACTGATATTTATTGCTTTCACAAATTATCATATTATAAAGCTATTATCAAGTTTAATTACATGTTTTGGCGGAGAGGGAGGGATTTGGTCACCTCGTTGCTACTACTCCTCTTCGACCCCGCCGTATGCCTGACGCTCACTCCGTTTCGCTTTTCATTCACAGAATGCGGCATACGTCATTCAAATCCCTTTCTTATTATATCTTTTGGCGGAGAGGGAGGGATTTGAACCCCCGATCCCCTTGCGAGGACACCTGATTTCGAATCAGGCGCGTTCAACCGCTCTGCCACCTCTCCGCTTCATTGTTTACGTAATTCTCTCTTTTTTTTAAAAAAAGATCTTAATAAATCCGCGCTTTCATTTTCCATAATGCCGTTTACAATTGTAACCCTATGATTACTTTTAGGGTTGTTTAAAACGTCATGAACACTTCCACAAGCACCTGTTTTAGGCTCTTTTGCGGCATATACTACGGAGTGCAATCTTGCCAGGAGTATTGCTCCCGCACACATGCAACAAGGCTCTATATTAACATACAAGACACACCCGTTCAACCTTTCGTTGTCCATTTTTTTTGCCGCTTTTTTTATCGCAATCATTTCAGCGTGGGCAGATGGGTCTTTTTTAGACCTTATTAGATTATGCCCGCGTGCGATTATTTTGCCGTCCGACACTATAACAGCACCAACAGGCACTTCGTCTTTTTTTGCCGCTTTTGCCGCTTCTTTCAGCGCTTCTTT
This is a stretch of genomic DNA from Candidatus Goldiibacteriota bacterium. It encodes these proteins:
- the cls gene encoding cardiolipin synthase is translated as MTELLDRLHISVLLLAELALIFLLVISAWAVIHVIMYKRDSRSAASWLAVIILSPLVGAILYYLFGVNRIQRKASRLKRDEFFLSWLKPELGDTEYIRKRISYALPRKMPHNILDLIRSGDAVLAAPLVPGNCVTVLENEAAFAAMLRGIRRAKKTITLQTYIFDNDAIGRLFAAALADAVERGVAVRVLIDNVGAHYSKPTIENLLKEKGIPHAFFMKANMPISFLFYNLRSHRKIMVVDGQEAYIGGANIREQIGADGKVKLKDIHFMFRGPIASEFQKVFAEDWEFTTREQLRGKGWVSSVKRKGNVHVRPVPGGPDRNLEKNMWVMMNAIANARKSIHIQTPYFIPDPQVISALSLAALQGIEVKILVPHKGNLKYVQWAMDGTLWRVIEKGCRVYRYDGVFDHSKIMTVDGLWSYVGSSNWDARSMRLNFEIDAECYDKELARELDKIFLRKVAAAHELTLIKSRSGPFMKRFRNNIARLFSPYL
- a CDS encoding nucleoside deaminase; amino-acid sequence: MKHHEYYMKEALKEAAKAAKKDEVPVGAVIVSDGKIIARGHNLIRSKKDPSAHAEMIAIKKAAKKMDNERLNGCVLYVNIEPCCMCAGAILLARLHSVVYAAKEPKTGACGSVHDVLNNPKSNHRVTIVNGIMENESADLLRSFFKKKRELRKQ